GTTTCCTCGCCGGGTCCGCCGCCGGTGATGAGGAACGGTTCGTCGAAGAGCTGGGAGGCGCCGATGAACGAGGTGACGACGACGAACGCGGTGACCGGCCTGATGCCGGGCAGGGTGACCGCGGTGAACGTCCGCCAGGGGCCCGCGCCGTCGATCTCGGCGGCCTCGTAGCGCTCCCTGGGAACGGCCTGGAGCGCGGCGAGGAAGAAGATGGTGAGGTAGCCGACCCAGCGCCACAGCAGGACGAAGCCGACGGAGACCTTGGCGAGGGTCGGGTCGCCGAGCCAGTCGGTGGTGCCGGTGCCGAACAGGGCGCGCAGCACGGAGTTGACCAGGCCGTAGTCGCGGTCGAGCAGCAGGCTGTAGACGAGGGCGATGACGATGGGCGACAGCACCATCGGGATGAAGAAGGTGACGCGGAACAGGTCGCGGGCGCGCAGGCCGCGGGTGTTGAGGGCCTGCGCGATGAGCAGCGCGGCCGGCACCACGACGAGGAGGCTGATCAGCACGAAGATCAGCGAGTTGCCGAGTGCCTTGTGGAAGCTGGTGTCCCGCGCGAGGTTCGCGAAGTTGTCGAGACCGACGAACTCGGGTGTGCCAAGGCCCACCCACTCGGTCATCGACAGGTACACGCCCGCCGCGATGGGGACGATCATGAACAGGCCGTAGAGGACGTAGAACGGGGCGATGAAGGCGTACGGCGCGAGCTGCCTGCGCCTGCCCTCCCGCCCGGCCGGTGGTGGGGTCATCGGGCTGCCCTTCACGAGCGGGACGACCGGGTCTGGCCGTGGAAGTCGTCGGTCGCGCGGCGCAGCGCCTCGCGCGGGGACAGGTCGCCGCGGTAGGCGCGCAGCAGGTAGCCGCTGAGCACCGTGTCGAGCACCGGTTTGTCGGGGCTGAGGTGGAAGACGGGCGCCTCGTCGATGACCCCCCGGTAGACCTCGAACATCCGCTGGCCGCCGCAGTATTCGTCCTCGGTGCGCAGCAGTTCCCCGCTGTCGTAGACGGAACGCCTGGTGGGCAGGTAGCCGAGGTCGAGGAAGCGGCGCACCTGTTCCGACGGGGTGAGGTAGCCGGCCGTGATCAGGTCGACGGCCGCGAGCGTGTTCTCCTTGTCCCGCAGGGCGGCGAAGCCGGTGCCCCCGGTGAACGAGGTGCGCGAGCCGCCGTCGCGGAACGCGGGCAGGGGGCGGATGCGCCATTCCCCCGACTGCTCGGGCACGTTGGGCACCAGGCCGTAGATCTTGTACCAGGTGGCCATCCACAGGCCGATGACGTGCCCGGACTTGAGGGCGGCCTGCATGGACGGGCCCATCGGGTCGGCGACGGTGGCGATCCAGCCCTCCTGCACGCCGCGGGCCATGAACGTCAGCACGGCCTCGCCCTCCGCGGAGTCGATGGCCAGCTCGCCCCGCTCGTCGAAGAGCGTGCCGCCGCGCTGCATCAGCAGCATGTCGAAACTCTGGACGACCTGGCCGAGTTCGCTGCCGACGGTCACCTGGCCGACGCAGACGTCGTGCCGCCGGTGCGCCTGGGCGCCGGCCTCGGCCAGCTCCTCCCAGGAGCCGAGGTCGGTGGGCAGCCCGATCCGCCCCCACTCGGGTTCGCGGTAGTAGTAGACGACCAGGGGGGCGTCGGAGTCGAGCGCGTAGAGGGTGCCGTCCTTGCTGAACGGCGCGGTGCGCACGGTCAGCAGGTCGTCGCGGACATCGGCGACGGCGTCGTCGAGCGGCTGGAGCAGTTCGGCCGCCAGCTCGCCGCGCAGGAGCCGGGGGAACGCGCCGATCTCAAGGCCGGCCACGTCCGGGGTGCCGCGGCCCGCGATGGCCTGGGCGATGGTCTTGGTGACGACGTCGGAGGCGCCCGCGCGGGTGGGGCTGAGGCGCCAGCGGAACGGGGAGGCGCCGGCCGCCGCGGCGTTCTCGGCGGCGGTGCGGAAGTACTCGACGTAGGCGTCGTCGTGGGTCCAGAAGGACAGGTCGACGGTCCCCGAGGTGACGGGTTCCGCCTCTGCGGTGCCGCCGCAGCCGGTGAGCGCGCCGCCGAGCAGGCCGGCCGCGCCGAGGCCGCCGCCGAGGCGGAGCAGCCGGCGGCGGGTGAGATCGGGGGGCTGGGGCGGGGCAGGAGAAGGAAGGGTCATCGTCGTCCCTCGTTCGGTTGCGTCCTGGCTGCCGGGAGCGCGGCGCTGGCGCGCCGCCCCGGTAAGTCGGGGAGGCGCCGCCCCGGGCGCCCCGCGGCGCGAGCGGCGCTCCGGGCGGCGCAGCCCGTGGCGTTCCCGGGCCAGGGGCGTGCGGGCCGCAGGTTCGCGCCCCGCGCGGCGCCGGGCGCCGGCGGCCGTTCTCCTGCAAACGGGAACGCGGGCGCGGGCGCGAACGCGGGGGCGGAGGCAGCCGGCCGGGCACCGGCGCGGACGGCGCGCGGCCCGGGGGCGGGCGCGCGCGGGCGCGCGGCCCGGGGCACGGTGCGCGACCCCGCGCGCGCGGCGCCGCGGAACGGGCGCGCGGCACGGCGGAACGGGCGGTTCTCCTTCGACACCCGGTCCGTCACCACCAGCTCCCTTGCCGGAACGGCCGGCTGAGGGCACGATCAGCCGGAGTGCGGACACGCTAAGGACGCGTTTGTCGCACCGTCAAGGGTGTGGTTCGAAATTCTGTGGGGCGTTCGCGATATCGAACGCCCCGTGCGGACCGGCGCCTACGCGCAGACGTCCGTCAGCGCGTCCACGGCGTCACCGAGCGGGGACAGGTCGATCGACGTCCCGTCCTCGACGCCCGCGCGGACGCTGTCCACCGCCTCCTCGACGGAGTCCGTGGCCTCCTGGACGTCGACGTCGTCCACGGTGTCGCGCAGCTCCTGGATGTCGTTGCCCACCGCGTCCACGGCGTCCACGAGCACGTCCGGGTTCTCCCCCTGGGCCGCCTGCTCCAGCTCGTCCACGCTCTGCGAGACCTCAAGCGCGAGCCGCGCGCAGTCCACGGCGCGCTGCACGTCGCACGCGCCGAGCGTCATCGCCGCGGCCACGGCGAGCGCCGCCGACACTGCCCCCGATACGACCGGCCTTCCCGGCATCGGCGTCTCCCTCCCCTGGTTTTGCCTCCACTTTACCCGGCTCACCCGGTGGCGAGGGCGGCCCGCTGGGCGCCGTCGAGCTGGGCGCAGCCGGCCGCCGCGAGGTCGAGCAGCGCGTCGAGTTCCCCGCGGTCGAACGGCTGGCCCTCCGCCGTGCCCTGCACCTCGACGAACCGGCCGTCGCCCGTGCACACCACGTTCATGTCGGTCTCGGCCCGCACGTCCTCCTCGTAAGCGAGGTCGAGCAGGGGCGTGCCCGCCACGATGCCGACGCTCACCGCGGAGACGGTGCCCGTCAGCGGCTGGGCCTTCGCCTTGACCAGCTTCTGCCGCTGGCCCCACGCGATCGCGTCGGCCAGCGCCACGTACGCGCCGGTGATGGCGGCGGTCCGCGTGCCGCCGTCGGCCTGGAGCACGTCGCAGTCGAGCACGACCGTGTTCTCGCCCAGCGCCTTGAAGTCGACGACGGCGCGCAGCGAACGGCCGATGAGCCGCGAGATCTCGTGCGTCCTGCCGCCGATCCGGCCGCGCACGGACTCGCGGTCGCCCCGCGTGTTCGTCGCGCGCGGCAGCATCGCGTACTCGCCGGTCACCCAGCCCTCGCCGCCGCCGCGCCGCCAGCGCGGCACGCCCTCGGTGAAGCTCGCGGTGCACAGCACCCGGGTGTCTCCGAAGGACACAAGCACCGATCCTTCTGCGTGCTTGCTCCAGCCGCGTTCGATCGTGACGGGGCGGAGCTGGTCGGCCGAGCGGCCGTCGATACGGGACATGTGGGCGAGCCTAACCCGGAGCCGGAACGCCGCCCTCCGCCAGCCCGGCGCCGCCCGCGGCCCGCGGCGTCAGATCTCGTAGACCGCGCCCGGCCTCGCCAGCTCCACCGGGCCGTCGAAAACGGCCTTGGCGTCGGACAGGTTCGTCTGGGCGTCCGTCCACGGCGGGATGTGGGTGAGCACCAGGCGCTCGGCGCCCGCCTCCCGCGCGCACTCCCCCGCCTCCCGGCCGGTGAGGTGCACCTCGGGGGCGTCCTCCTTGCCGTCGGTGAACGACGCCTCGCACAGGAAGAGATCGGCGTTCGCGGCGAGGGAGGCCAGCTCGGCGCAGCGCCCGGTGTCGCCCGAATAGACGAACGCCCTGCCCTCGTGCTCGACGCGGAACCCGTAGGTCTCCACCGGGTGCGTGACGCGTTGCGCGACCACGCTCAGCGGACCGAGTTCGAACCGGGAACCCGGGGCCAGCGTGCGGAAGTCGAAGACCTCGCTCATCGAGGTGTCCGTGGGCGTGTCGGCGTACGCGGTGGTCAGCCGGCGCTCGGTGCCCTCGGGCCCGTAGACGGGCACGGGGTCGCACCTGCCGCCCTCGTGGCGGTAGTACCTGGCCACGAAGTACCCGCACATGTCGATGCAGTGGTCCGGGTGCAGGTGGCTGAGCGCGATGGCGTCGATGTCGTACAGCCCGCAGTACTTCTGTAGCTCGCCGAGGGCGCCATTGCCCATATCAAGGAGCAGCCGGTAGCCCTCGGCCTCGATGAGGTAGCTGGAGCAGGCCGAGTCCGCGGACGGGAAGGACCCCGAGCAGCCGACGACGGTGAGCTTCATGGAAGGGGGAACCTCCGTAGTGGGGTTCGAACGACTGTAAGTCGCCACGGGCCCGGCTGCTCCCGGTGCGGGCCGGGGTGTGGGCGGAATCACCAGCGCGGCGGACGGGCACGCCACGGCGCCGAACGGGCGGTCAGATGCCCCCTCAAGCCCGTTCGATCACATTCTGCTACGAGATCTGACACGAATGGCAAGCAAGAGACCGATAGCGATCCAAATGGCGAACATGGACGATCCCCCGTAGGACAGGAACGGCAACGGCAGACCCGTGACGGGCATGATGCCCAGGGCCATGCCCATGTTCTGGAAGCTCTGGAACGCGATCCACGTCACGATGCCGACGGCCACGATCGTGCCGTACATGTCGGGGGCGTGGGCGGCGATCCGGCAGCCGCGCCACAGCACCACGCCGATCAGCAGGACGACCGTCCCGGCGCCGAGGAACCCCAGCTCCTCGCCCACGACCGTGAAGATGAAGTCGGTGTGCTGCTCGGGCACGAACTGCCCGGTCGTCTGGCTGCCGTGGAAAAGGCCCTGCCCCGTCAGCCCGCCGGAACCGATCGCGATCCTGGCCTGGTTGGTGTTGTAGCCGACCCCGGCCGGGTCGAGCGCGGGGTTGGCGAACGCCGCGAACCGGTCGATCTGGTACTCGTCGAGCAGCCCGAGCCGCCACACCGCCAGCGCGCCCGCCACGCCGAGGCCGAGCAGCCCGAGGACCCAGCGCCGCCCCGCGCCGGAGGCGAGCAGCACGCCGAGCGCGATGGCCGCCACCACCATCGTCTGGCCCACGTCGGGCGAGAGCATGATCAACGCCGCGGGCAGCGCGGCGATCAGCAGCGCCTGGAGCACGGCCCTGGTGTCGGGGCGCAGCCTGCCGTCACTCTCCAGCGGGGCGGCGAGCAGGGTGGCCATCGCCAGCACGACGCCGACCTTGACCAGCTCGGAGGGCTGGAAGGCGAAGCCGCCGCCGAGCTGGATCCAGCTGCGCGAGCCGTTGACCGTGGAGCCGAGCGGGCTCAGCACCAGCAGGGACAGCAGCACCGAGAGCACGTAGAGCGCGGGCACGGCGGTGCGCAGCCTGATGTGGCCGAGCCAGACGGTCAGGGCGGCGAGCCCGGCCCCGACGCAGACGTTGAAGAAGTGGCGGACCAGGAAGAACTCCGGCTCCCCGCTGTTGAGGTCCATCCGGCCCCTGGTGGCCGAGTACACCAGCAGGGTGCCGAGCAGGGAGAGGGTCACGGCGGAGACGAGCAGCGGCCAGTCGAGCCGTCTGGCCAGGGAGTCCCGGGCGGTGATCCTGGTCCAGACCGTCCTCTCCACACCGCCGGAAGAACGGGAGTAGCTGCGCACGGTCACACGAGCAGACTCTACGTGCAGGCACCGACACTCCGTGTGACGCGCGCCCGGGCGGGCCGCCGGGCCGGACTGGGTCCGGCCCGGCGCCCTGCGGCCTCAGGCCCAGAGCTGGCCCTGGAGGCGGGCGACGGCCTCCTCGGTCGACTCGGCCGTGTAGATGCCGGTGGACAGGTACTTCCAGCCGCCGTCCGCGACCACGAACACGATGTCGGCCGGCTCCCCCGCCTTGACCGCCCTGCGGCCGACGCCGACGGCCGCGTGCAGCGCCGCGCCGGTGGAGACACCGGCGAATATGCCCTCCTGCGAGAGGAGTTCGCGCGTGCGGGCCACGGCGTCAGCGGAGCCGACGGAGAACCGCGAGGTGAGCACGGACTCGTCGTACAGCTCGGGAACGAAGCCCTCGTCGAGGTTGCGCAGGCCGTAGACGAGGTCGTCGTAGCGCGGCTCGGCCGCGACGATCTGGATGCCGGGCCGCTGTTCGCGCAGGTAGCGGCCGACGCCCATGAGGGTGCCCGTGGTGCCGAGGCCGGCCACGAAGTGCGTGATCGACGGCAGGTCGGCGAGGATCTCGGGACCGGTGCCGGCGTAGTGCGCGCCGGCGTTGCCAGGGTTGCCGTACTGGTAGAGCATCACCCAGTCCGGGTGCTCGGCGGCCAGTTCCTTGGCGACCCTGACCGCCGTGTTCGAACCGCCGGCGGCGGGCGAGGAGATGATCTCCGCGCCCCACATCGCCAGCAGCTCGCGCCGTTCCGACGAGGTGTTCTCCGGCATCACGCACACGATGCGGTAGCCCTTGAGCCGGGCCGCCATGGCCAGCGAGATGCCGGTGTTGCCCGAGGTCGGCTCCAGGATGGTGCAGCCGGGCGTGAGCCGGCCCTCCTTCTCGGCCTGCTCGATCATGAACAGCGCGGGGCGGTCCTTGATCGAACCGGTCGGGTTCCGGTCCTCAAGCTTCGCCCAGATCCGTACGGAGTCGCTGGGCGAGAGCCGCGGCAGCCGGACCAGCGGGGTGTTGCCGACCGCCGCGAGCGGGGAGTCGAAGCGCATCAGCGCATGCCCCCGGCGACGGCGGGCAGGATGGTGACCCGGTCGCCGTCGGTCAGTTTGGTCTCGATGCCGCTCAGGAAACGGACGTCCTCGTCGTTCAGATAGACGTTGACGAAGCGGCGCAGGGCCTCGCCCTCCACCAGCCGGTCCTTGATGCCGGGGTGGTTGGCCTCCAGATCGGTGAACAGCTCGGCGATGGTGTCGCCGCTGCCCTCCACGGCCTTCCGGCCGTCGGTGTAGGTGCGGAGGATGGTCGGGATGCTGACCTCGATGGCCATGGATGACCTCCTGGTTGAGGCGGGCGGGTGCGGAACGGAACGGCGGCGACGGATCGGCGGGGGATCAACGAGGCGC
Above is a genomic segment from Streptomyces marincola containing:
- a CDS encoding PLP-dependent cysteine synthase family protein; its protein translation is MRFDSPLAAVGNTPLVRLPRLSPSDSVRIWAKLEDRNPTGSIKDRPALFMIEQAEKEGRLTPGCTILEPTSGNTGISLAMAARLKGYRIVCVMPENTSSERRELLAMWGAEIISSPAAGGSNTAVRVAKELAAEHPDWVMLYQYGNPGNAGAHYAGTGPEILADLPSITHFVAGLGTTGTLMGVGRYLREQRPGIQIVAAEPRYDDLVYGLRNLDEGFVPELYDESVLTSRFSVGSADAVARTRELLSQEGIFAGVSTGAALHAAVGVGRRAVKAGEPADIVFVVADGGWKYLSTGIYTAESTEEAVARLQGQLWA
- a CDS encoding MBL fold metallo-hydrolase: MKLTVVGCSGSFPSADSACSSYLIEAEGYRLLLDMGNGALGELQKYCGLYDIDAIALSHLHPDHCIDMCGYFVARYYRHEGGRCDPVPVYGPEGTERRLTTAYADTPTDTSMSEVFDFRTLAPGSRFELGPLSVVAQRVTHPVETYGFRVEHEGRAFVYSGDTGRCAELASLAANADLFLCEASFTDGKEDAPEVHLTGREAGECAREAGAERLVLTHIPPWTDAQTNLSDAKAVFDGPVELARPGAVYEI
- a CDS encoding extracellular solute-binding protein; this translates as MTLPSPAPPQPPDLTRRRLLRLGGGLGAAGLLGGALTGCGGTAEAEPVTSGTVDLSFWTHDDAYVEYFRTAAENAAAAGASPFRWRLSPTRAGASDVVTKTIAQAIAGRGTPDVAGLEIGAFPRLLRGELAAELLQPLDDAVADVRDDLLTVRTAPFSKDGTLYALDSDAPLVVYYYREPEWGRIGLPTDLGSWEELAEAGAQAHRRHDVCVGQVTVGSELGQVVQSFDMLLMQRGGTLFDERGELAIDSAEGEAVLTFMARGVQEGWIATVADPMGPSMQAALKSGHVIGLWMATWYKIYGLVPNVPEQSGEWRIRPLPAFRDGGSRTSFTGGTGFAALRDKENTLAAVDLITAGYLTPSEQVRRFLDLGYLPTRRSVYDSGELLRTEDEYCGGQRMFEVYRGVIDEAPVFHLSPDKPVLDTVLSGYLLRAYRGDLSPREALRRATDDFHGQTRSSRS
- a CDS encoding MoaD/ThiS family protein translates to MAIEVSIPTILRTYTDGRKAVEGSGDTIAELFTDLEANHPGIKDRLVEGEALRRFVNVYLNDEDVRFLSGIETKLTDGDRVTILPAVAGGMR
- the rodA gene encoding rod shape-determining protein RodA; this translates as MTVRSYSRSSGGVERTVWTRITARDSLARRLDWPLLVSAVTLSLLGTLLVYSATRGRMDLNSGEPEFFLVRHFFNVCVGAGLAALTVWLGHIRLRTAVPALYVLSVLLSLLVLSPLGSTVNGSRSWIQLGGGFAFQPSELVKVGVVLAMATLLAAPLESDGRLRPDTRAVLQALLIAALPAALIMLSPDVGQTMVVAAIALGVLLASGAGRRWVLGLLGLGVAGALAVWRLGLLDEYQIDRFAAFANPALDPAGVGYNTNQARIAIGSGGLTGQGLFHGSQTTGQFVPEQHTDFIFTVVGEELGFLGAGTVVLLIGVVLWRGCRIAAHAPDMYGTIVAVGIVTWIAFQSFQNMGMALGIMPVTGLPLPFLSYGGSSMFAIWIAIGLLLAIRVRSRSRM
- a CDS encoding carbohydrate ABC transporter permease — translated: MTPPPAGREGRRRQLAPYAFIAPFYVLYGLFMIVPIAAGVYLSMTEWVGLGTPEFVGLDNFANLARDTSFHKALGNSLIFVLISLLVVVPAALLIAQALNTRGLRARDLFRVTFFIPMVLSPIVIALVYSLLLDRDYGLVNSVLRALFGTGTTDWLGDPTLAKVSVGFVLLWRWVGYLTIFFLAALQAVPRERYEAAEIDGAGPWRTFTAVTLPGIRPVTAFVVVTSFIGASQLFDEPFLITGGGPGEETLTVAMFVYRAAFDRQQFGYAAAAGVVLFVVVFAISQLLNRLLSIGRTS
- the rph gene encoding ribonuclease PH codes for the protein MSRIDGRSADQLRPVTIERGWSKHAEGSVLVSFGDTRVLCTASFTEGVPRWRRGGGEGWVTGEYAMLPRATNTRGDRESVRGRIGGRTHEISRLIGRSLRAVVDFKALGENTVVLDCDVLQADGGTRTAAITGAYVALADAIAWGQRQKLVKAKAQPLTGTVSAVSVGIVAGTPLLDLAYEEDVRAETDMNVVCTGDGRFVEVQGTAEGQPFDRGELDALLDLAAAGCAQLDGAQRAALATG